AAGGCTGCACCCGGTACCTGTCGCTGAAACAATCCAGAACCAGATTCAACTCGGCGTCAGCCAATGGTTTAAGCATGTTTCTGGTGATCCGGTGGACCTTCTCCTCTTCGGATGTCTTTTCATCTCCTGTGGCGTAAAAATCACCCTCGCTCCTTTCGAAACGGATAACATGCACCAGTTCGTGCGTCGCAACGTACAACAGCAGCGGGGAAAGGCGGACAAAACTGTCTGCCCTTTTGACCGCGTCAAGGATGACGTCGTCCTGAAGGCAGATGCGGTAGAAAACTATAGCTTCATCGCCATTCCCGTCATGTTCCCGTTCCTTGTTTAACTCATACTTGAAAAGATGAGCGAAGGTGCCGTCGCAAATCTCGTGCTTTTCGAGAAAGGCGCGTGTCTTGACGTCATACCGGTGCAATGCGTGCTCCCCGGCATTGATGCCAAAAAAACGCCGCGTCATTATCTCGGCCTCCGCAAAGGACTGCCGGGCCAAGGCTATCTGTGTCTGGCTAAAATACATATCCACCTGCCCACCAACCATCTGTCAAGCGGCGGTATTATATGCACTTAACATGAACTGTCAACCATTTATCTTCACCCTTAAGGTTCGTCTTTTGTAAAGGGTGAAACATTTTGCGGCTATTTGCGGGGTACGGTTTTTATCTCCCACCGGGCCTCGTAGAATTCGGCGAGCTGTTCTTCGCCGGAGGGAATAATATGCCTTACGCTTCTGCCGAAAAACTTTTCCGAACCCCTGTATTTAAAAATGCCGCCGGTTATGGCTGTCAGGTTTACCTGGCTCAGCGGCAGAGACGTCGCATAAACGACAAAACGAACCGTGCCGAAGGGGGGCTGCGCACTCAATCCGTAGCGATCGCCCTCGTCGGGGATCAGGTAGCGCTTGCCTTTTTCAAAAAAGGACAGTTGGCGGTAATTATTGGGCAGTATCTGGTGGACATTGCCTTTGGGGTCGATCTTGATGATCTTCCCCTGAAAGTCCCGATTTCCCTGCAGGTAAAGGACGATTTTTTCGGCATTTTTGTATTCTCTCTGATCAGTCCAAATGCGGACATCGAGAAAATCTGCCCGGTCGAGTGTCGCTGCTTCAGGGCGTTTTCCTGTCCTGGGGTTCTTGAGGATAAATGTCCCCTCCGCCTCAATCCAGAGAAATGGTTTTTTGCTGCTGTCCGGGGTTGACAGCTCTTCCTGTTTCAATATCTTGGCTGGACTGGCGGGCGTCTTGGCGAATTCGAAGTCGAGGTCTGCGCCCTTTTTACCGGCGAGACGGGCCTGGATCTTTTCGATGGCGATCTGTTTGCCCCGTTTGGCCAGTCGGGCGGAGGCCTCTTTGCGAGCGGTTTTGCCATCAATGATTCCCGCCTTGACCCCCACGATAAACGAGCGATTTTCGGAATCCGGCAGGGGTATGGAGGTTTCTGCCAACGCTGATGACCCAGACAAGCTCAGGAATGAAAGGACGATAAATATGACAAGCATAGAATGGAATTCGGGGTGAAGCAGAAAAGAAAGTTTCATGATGCCTCCTTTATAAAGGTCCTTTTTTTTCTGTATGTACCTCCCTGGCGTATTCGATAATCCGGTCAATCAACCCGGCCGGAGTAATCCCGACTGCCGCCGCCTGGTGGAAAAGAACGGTGGAGGGGGTCATCCCGGGAAGGGTATTTGGTTCGAGAACTGCTACCCGTCCGTCTTTTCGGACGAACATGTCGATGCGGGCGTATCCCTTTAAATCCAAAGCCCGAAAGGCGGCAACAGCCGTTTCCTGGATTTTTTCAATCTGCTCATCCGGGAGGCGGGGCGGGGTCTTGTTTTCCCCTTGCCCGTAGAGAAACTTGTCTTCCAGGGAGAGGATTCCCTCGGTAGCGATGGTTTCTGAGGGCATGAGGGCCTCCGGATTTCCCACGCCGAGAATCCCGCAGGTAACCTCCGTCCCGGAGATGAATTCCTCGGCAAGGACCATGCTGTCCCACAAGAAGGCATTTTCTACCGCTTCGGCAACCCCCTCTGCGGCAACGACCTTGATTACCGCCGTGCTGCATCCCTCACGGCAGGGTTTGACAACGCAGGGAAAGCCGATATCCCGTCCTATCTCTTCTGTAATATCGAGGCTATTTTCTCTCCATTGTTTTTCCCGAATGGGTGTCGTCCGCGGGACGTCGATCCCGCTTGCGGCGAGAATCTGCCGGGATACGTACTTGTCCATCCCGATTGCGGAAGAAAGAACCCCGGAGCCGGTATAGGGGATTTTGAGGAGTTCGAGGAGCCCCTGCATGCACCCGTCCTCCCCGTATTTACCGTGCAGCCCGTTGCAGACCACATCCACTCGCTCTTTCAGTGATTCATAGGGTATGGGTGTGGCTTCCGTCTTTAAATCATCCCCGATATCGCGTGTGCTGTTGCGCATCAGGAGTTTTACGGGAAGCTCCCAGAGAAGAGCGCAACTGTCCATAAATATGGCGATGGGCGTATATTTGCGGCGGTCAATCTTGCTGAAGATGTTCCGCCCGCTTTCCAGCGAAACCTCCTTTTCCGAGGAGAGTCCGCCCATGACGATTCCAACCCGGCATTTAGAAGTTGGCGACAAATCCTTGCTTGTGGTCATTATCAGAAGCTCACCGTCAAGCCAACGTAAGGACCGGAAAACGTGGAATCAAGAAAAACGTCGTTGTGATCGACTTTTATGTGCAATATTTTATAGCCGGCATTGATTGCGACGAACGGGAAGGGGGTTAAGGATAAATCAGCCAGTCCCTCTAACAGATAATTTCCCGAATAGAAGGCGCCGGTTAACTGGGCCCGCGCCTCCAGCAGCCCGGCGAGAATCCCCGCATGGGCGCCGGCGCCGATCATCGGGATGGGGACATTAATCGTGTATTCAGCTTTTGCAGCTGTGGTGGTATCGCGGATACTCGCCAGCCCGTCGATGTATTTTATCTGACCGATAGCGGAAAGAGAAAAGCCGGCGAGAACATTTTCAACATCCAGAAACCTGTAGCGGTATTGGAAATCGAGCATTTTCAGCTCAAGGTCGGTATCTACCGTTGCGCCAAAGGTTTTGCCATTGAAGTTTATCGGCGTCGTCAGTGTCTTTGAGCCTGAATAATCAATTGGTGTGTATGCCAGGCTGATTGTGTGTTTACCGATTCCCCCGAAGACCTCAACACTGGGGAAGGATTCGTTGTCCACCCCGAGATCATCCTTCAAATCCAACCTGGTTCCAACAACTCCGGCGTTGTCGGCCTTAACTTCCCCATCGAGTGAAGGGAACCAGTACAGGGCTCTGGCGCCTATTTCAAAGGCGTTGACCGGTATCGCCGCGACAAAAATCAGGATGAGAGCAAACAGGCCTGTGTAAAAAGATTTTTTCATGAAGTACCTCCTTGTCGTTCTTATGTTCTGGTCTTTAGAATACGTCTGCAACCATGCCGCTTACAATCTCTCATATCACCAACTCAATTTCATTTCCAGATTATTTTGCGGGTTTAAAAACCGCGTTTTCCCTCTTGACACACTATCTGTTCTCTATTAAGCTCAATCCAAGCAGTTACATTCAAGCAGGAGAGTGATTTATAATGGAGCGGATGCCGATTACCCAAAGTGGTTTTGAAATGTTGAAAAGGGAACTGCAAAATCTGAAGACGGTTTTGATCCCCCAGAATACAAAGGATATTGAAATCGCCAGAGGCCATGGCGATCTTTCGGAAAACGCCGATTATTCAGCGGCGAAGGAGAGGCAGTCCTTTCTGCACGGGAAGGTGCAGGAACTTGAAAATAATCTCGCCATGTCCGATGTGATCAAGCTTAAAAACAAGACGTATGAGAAGGTAGTTTTCGGCACCACCGTAGCCGTCGAGGATACCGCAGACGGCAAGGAAATGGTTTGTCGGCTGGTGGGGCCTTTTGAATCCGATATTGACAAGAACAAAATCTCCGTCACCTCTCCTATCGGCAGGGCGCTTATCGGGAAATGCGTTGGCGACGTGGTGACGGTAATGGCGCCGGGCGGCGCCCGCGAATTCGAGATACTGGATATTTCCGTCGAGGAGTAGGGCGGAGGGAGCAGGGCCGGGCGGCTTGTGTGCAACCAGCCGGATGCTTTTTAAAGCGGCGGGGAAAGGCTTCAGCTTCTGCCGGAGGTGTTTATTCGCACGATTGCCCTTCTGAGTGCGGCTTGGGCCTTTTCGAACTCGATATCATCACGGGAAAGCTGGCCAAGCTTCTGCTCTGCCCGCTGGAGGGCTTTCTCCGCCCTTTCCCGATCGATCAGATCGGCTCTTTCCGCCGTTTCGAGGAGCAAGGTAACCTTGGAGGGCGAGACCTTGGCATAGCCGGTATTGACTGCGTAAAATATCCTTTTGCGATCCCTCAGAATGCTGAGCGTTCCGATGCCGATCGAACCAAGCATGGGGGCATGTCCCTTGAGCACTCCAAATTCGCCTTCCGTGCCGGGAACAGTTACCTCGTCAACCACCCCGTTAAAGGCTATTCCTTCCGGGGTAACAATTTCCAATGTCATTTCAGTTGGCATCTTGAATATATTCCTCCGGCTACGCCGCTGTAAGCCTTTTCGCCTTTTCCATAACTTCTTCGATGCTGCCGACCATGTAGAAAGCCTGTTCGGGCAGTTCGTCGTATTTACCTTCCAGTATTTCCTTGAAGCCGCGAACCGTATCGGCGATGGAAACAAATTTCCCTTCGGTGCCGGTAAACTGGGCGGCGACGAAGAACGGCTGGGAGAGGAACCGCTGTACCTTTCTGGCCCGGTTGACGGTCAGCTTGTCTTCTTCCGACAGTTCGTCCATCCCGAGAATGGCAATAATATCCTGCAGGTCTTTGTATTTCTGCAAGGTGATCTGCACCTGGCGCGCCACGTTGTAGTGTTCCGCGCCCAAAACGGTGGGATCCAGGATTCGGGACGTGGAATCCAGCGGATCAACCGCCGGGTAGATGCCCAGCTCCGCTATCGGCCGCGAGAGCACGACGCTGCCGTCGAGGTGGCTGAAGGTGGTGGCCGGCGCGGGGTCGGTGAGATCGTCCGCGGGTACGTAAACGCATTCGACGGCGGTGATGGAGCCCTTGTCCGTCGAAGTAATTCGCTCCTGCAGCTCTCCCAAGTCGGTGGCCAGGGTCGGCTGATAGCCGACGGCGGAAGGCATGCGGCCCAGGAGCGCCGAGACCTCGGAGCCGGCCTGCGTGAAACGGAAGATGTTGTCAATGAAAAGGAGGACGTCCTGTCCTTCGATATCCCGGAAATACTCCGCCTCCGTTACGGCTGTCAGGGCTACCCGGGCGCGGGCGCCGGGGGGCTCGGTCATCTGCCCATAGACCAGGGCGGCCTGCTTGATAACCCCGGACTCCATCATTTCACGGTAGAGGTCATTTCCCTCACGGGTGCGTTCTCCTACCCCGCCGAAAACTGATATTCCGCCGTGATGCATTGCGATGTTATGGATCATCTCCATCATAACGACGGTTTTGCCGACGCCGGCGCCTCCGAAGAGTCCCATTTTCCCGCCGCGGGGAAACGGAACAAGAAGGTCGATGACCTTTATCCCGGTTTCCAGCAGGTGAACCGAGGTGTCCTGCTCGACAAGCAGGGGAGCTTCCCGGTGGATTGGCATGGATGCTTTCGCGTTTACCGGTCCGAGGCTGTCAACCGGGCGTCCTACGACATTCAGAATTCTGCCGAGGCATTCAGAGCCTACCGGGACGGTGATCGGTTCGCCCTTGTCTTTGGCAGCCATGCCGCGGACGAGCCCGTCGGTTATGTCCATGGCGATGCAGCGTACGACGTTGTCGCCCAAGTGCTGGGCAACCTCGACAATCAGGTTATCCTCGCTGTCGTTGATCGTGGGGTTGGTAATGGCGATGGCGTTCATGATACTGGGAAGCTGTCCCTCTTCAAACGCCACATCCACAACCGGTCCGATAACCTGTACAACCTTTCCAATATTCATGACCTTCTCCTTCAAATGTAGAAGTATATTGATGTTCTTTCGATATTTCTGGTCAGGCTTTTGCCAGAGCCTCTGTTCCGCCCACAATATCCATAAGCTCGGAGGTTATCGCCGCCTGTCTCGCCTTGTTGTATTTAAGCGTAAGGCCGCTTACCATCTCCTCGCAATTTCTTGTTGCGTTATCCATCGCTGCCATCCGCGCCCCGTTTTCCCCGGCCGATGTTTCGGCGAGCGCTCGATAAATCAGGACATGCACATACATCGGGAGAAGATTTTCCAGGATATTTTTCGCTGCCGGTTCGTAGATGTAATCAATCTCGTTGGCAATATCAGTTTCTGCCTTTTTTGCAAAAGGGGCGATGGGGAAAATCTTCAAGACCCTCGGCTTCTGAATGGAAACATTGATGAACTCATTATAGATCAGATAAAGCTCGTCGTACTCTTCCGCAATAAAGGGCGGGATTATATCATTGGCGATGCTGATTGCCAGATTCATGTCAAATTTGCCAAAAACATCGGAACGGGCGTGGTTTATCTTAAACTTTTTCTTGAAGAAATCTCTGCCCTTCCGGCCTACCGGAATAAGCTCTACATCGAGCCCCAACCGCTGCTTCTCAATCACGAACCGCTCCGTGGCCTTGGTCAGATTGTTGTTGAACCCGCCGCAGAGACCCCGGTCGGAGGTCATTAAAATGGCCTTGATCCGCTTCGGTTCCCTTACCGCCAGCAGCCGGTTGGATTCGACGCTGACCCTTCCTGCCAGATCACCGAGCATTTCCATGAACGATGCAGCGTAGGGGCGGAAGTTCAGCATTCGCATCTGGGCCGCCTTGAACTTGGAGGCAGCCACCATGTTCATTGCCCGAGTTATCTGTCTTGTTTTTTGAACGGCATTGATTTTCCGTTTAATGTCCTTAAGTGCGGCCATTCAAATACGGCTCCTTCTTTGTGTAAGCTATCGTCTGTCCATACTCGCCCTCGGTTCAATCAGCGGAGAAGACGGAAGCGAACTCGGTCAAGGCCGCTTTCAGCTTTTTCTCCAGCTCAGGGCTGATCACCTGCTTGTCGTCAATTTCCTGCATGATCTCTTTGTATTTTCCTTCCAAAAAGGCAAGCAACTGCTGCTCGTAGCTTTTGAGCTTGTCGAGCGGGTGCTTGTCAAGAAAACCGCGTGTTCCCGCAAAAAGAATCGCAACCTCCTGGGAAAGGGACATCGGCGCTGTCTGCGGCTGCTTGAGTATCTCCACGAGCCGGACACCGCGCTCCAACTGGGCCTGTGTCGATTTATCGAGGTCAGACCCGAATTGGGCGAAGGCCGCCAGTTCCCGGTACTGGGCAAGATCGAGTTTAAGAGTGCCGGCGACCTGTTTCATCGCCTTTACCTGAGCGGCGCCGCCGACGCGGGAGACGGAAAGCCCAACATTGATCGCCGGTCTGATGCCCGAAAAAAACAGTGACGGCTCCAGATAGACCTGACCGTCGGTGATGGAAATAACATTGGTGGGGATGTAGGCGGAGACGTCGCCGGCCTGGGTTTCAATGATTGGCAGGGCGGTAAGGGAGCCGCCGCCCAGCTCCTTGCTTACCCGGGCCGCCCGCTCGAGCAGCCGGGAGTGGTTGTAGAAAATATCCCCAGGAAAGGCCTCACGACCAGGAGGACGCCGCAGTAAAAGCGATATCTGGCGGTAGGCGACGGCCTGTTTCGACAAGTCATCATAAATAATCAGGGCGTCCTGCCCCCGGTCGCGGAAGTACTCGCCGATGCTGCAGCCGGCATAAGCGGAAATATACTGGAGTGTGGCCGGGTCGCTGGCGCAGGCGGCGACGACGCAGGTATAGGACATCGCATCGTTTTTTTTCAGCGTCTCCACCAACTGGGCGACGGTCGATTTTTTCTGGCCGATTGCCACATAAATGCACTTGACCCCTGTGTCCTTCTGGCGGATGATCGCATCGATGCAGATTGCCGTTTTCCCGATCTGACGATCCCCGATGATCAGCTCTCTCTGGCCGCGCCCGATTGGCGTCATCGCATCGATCGCCTTCAGGCCGGTGTACATGGGCTCGTTAACCGGTTGGCGCTGCACGACCCCGGGGGCGATCATCTCGATTCGGCTGTATTCGGTTGCCTCAATGGGTCCTTTGCCGTCAACGGGAGCGCCGGTTGCATCGATCACGCGACCAAGAAGCGCTTCGCCGACGGGAATCTGGGCGATCTTGCCGGTGCGCTTGACAATATCGCCCTCCTTGATATGGGAGATTTCACCCAAAACGGCCACGCCGACGTTATCGGTCTCCAGATTGAGAACCATGCCGAGGATTCCCCCGGGGAACTCGAGCAGCTCCATGGACATGGCGTTCTCCACGCCATAAACCCTGGCGATTCCATCGCCTACCGAAAGCACGGTGCCCGTTTCACTGACATCGAGCTTCTTTTCGTAGTCCTTTATTTGTTTTGATATGATTTCGCTGATTTCTTCAGCCTTGATGCTTTCCATGCTCTATATCTCCTCCCCCAAGAGATTTTGGATGTCGTTCAATTGCGCTCGGACGCTTCCGTCATAATAGGTGTTGCCAATCCGAACCACTATGCCGCCCAGCAGCTCGGGTTCATCTAAAATGGTCATTTCGACCTTGCCCCTGGTCATCGTCTCCAGTCCCCTCCGCAGTTTTTCGGAGAGTTCCGGCGAAAGGGGAAAGGCGGTTTTAACGGCGACTCTGACCATTCCCGACTCTTTATCCATAATGTCCCGATAGCAGTCCATGATGTCGGGAAGCAGGACGATACGACGCTTATCAACCAGCAGTTTCAGGAAGTTGGCTGACAGATTGGCAAGGTTCCTTTTTTCTATCAGTGCTTCCATGACCGCTTTTTTATCGGACAGGGAGAATATCGGATTGGTCAGAAATCCATAGAGATTATCATCTGTCTTGATAATATTGGCGAAGGCAACGAGTTCATCGTAACATTCCTGATATATTTTCCCTTCTGCGGCCACTTTAAAAAAAGCTTTCGCATAACGCCTGGCAATATTTCTATTGATCAATTTCTTGCTGCTCCCTTGATAATGAATGATGACAAACGTTTATCAATTGGCTTTTACGGTATTATTTATATAATTTCTTGTCATTGCTTCGTGATCTTCAACCCGGATATTTTCGCGAAGGAGCGATTCCGCCATCTCGGTTGCATAGCTTACCGCTTCGAGGCGGAGCTGATGCCGTGCCTTCTTGAATTCCTGCTCCATGCGCAAGCGGGCATCTTCCTTAATTTTTTCGGCTATTTGATGGGCTTCCTTGATGATCCGCTGTTTTTCGGCCTGTCCCTGTTCCCGAATCATCGTGGTTAATTCATCTATTTCAACGGTTGCCTTATCGAGCTTTGCTTCGTATTCCCTGAATTTTCTTTGTGCCTCTTCGAGTTGGGATGCGGCATCCGCCAGCCCTTTTCCGATTTTTTCCCTGCGTCCTGCGAAAAAGTCCTTTGCCTTTTTACCCACCAGCCAGTAGATAATGCCGGCAAGGACAATAAAATCGAGGGCCTTCCACGCGAAATTGATCAGCTTTGCGTGCGTGTCTTCACTCCCGCCCCCGGAGGCGCAGGCCGCAGAGACAAGAAACGTGCAGAGGAGTAAAGAAGAGATGACTGTGAAAGCAAAGAGTTT
This DNA window, taken from Syntrophobacterales bacterium, encodes the following:
- a CDS encoding D-alanine--D-alanine ligase, which encodes MTTSKDLSPTSKCRVGIVMGGLSSEKEVSLESGRNIFSKIDRRKYTPIAIFMDSCALLWELPVKLLMRNSTRDIGDDLKTEATPIPYESLKERVDVVCNGLHGKYGEDGCMQGLLELLKIPYTGSGVLSSAIGMDKYVSRQILAASGIDVPRTTPIREKQWRENSLDITEEIGRDIGFPCVVKPCREGCSTAVIKVVAAEGVAEAVENAFLWDSMVLAEEFISGTEVTCGILGVGNPEALMPSETIATEGILSLEDKFLYGQGENKTPPRLPDEQIEKIQETAVAAFRALDLKGYARIDMFVRKDGRVAVLEPNTLPGMTPSTVLFHQAAAVGITPAGLIDRIIEYAREVHTEKKGPL
- the atpH gene encoding ATP synthase F1 subunit delta; the protein is MINRNIARRYAKAFFKVAAEGKIYQECYDELVAFANIIKTDDNLYGFLTNPIFSLSDKKAVMEALIEKRNLANLSANFLKLLVDKRRIVLLPDIMDCYRDIMDKESGMVRVAVKTAFPLSPELSEKLRRGLETMTRGKVEMTILDEPELLGGIVVRIGNTYYDGSVRAQLNDIQNLLGEEI
- a CDS encoding DUF4384 domain-containing protein; protein product: MKLSFLLHPEFHSMLVIFIVLSFLSLSGSSALAETSIPLPDSENRSFIVGVKAGIIDGKTARKEASARLAKRGKQIAIEKIQARLAGKKGADLDFEFAKTPASPAKILKQEELSTPDSSKKPFLWIEAEGTFILKNPRTGKRPEAATLDRADFLDVRIWTDQREYKNAEKIVLYLQGNRDFQGKIIKIDPKGNVHQILPNNYRQLSFFEKGKRYLIPDEGDRYGLSAQPPFGTVRFVVYATSLPLSQVNLTAITGGIFKYRGSEKFFGRSVRHIIPSGEEQLAEFYEARWEIKTVPRK
- the greA gene encoding transcription elongation factor GreA, with product MERMPITQSGFEMLKRELQNLKTVLIPQNTKDIEIARGHGDLSENADYSAAKERQSFLHGKVQELENNLAMSDVIKLKNKTYEKVVFGTTVAVEDTADGKEMVCRLVGPFESDIDKNKISVTSPIGRALIGKCVGDVVTVMAPGGAREFEILDISVEE
- a CDS encoding F0F1 ATP synthase subunit epsilon; the encoded protein is MPTEMTLEIVTPEGIAFNGVVDEVTVPGTEGEFGVLKGHAPMLGSIGIGTLSILRDRKRIFYAVNTGYAKVSPSKVTLLLETAERADLIDRERAEKALQRAEQKLGQLSRDDIEFEKAQAALRRAIVRINTSGRS
- the atpG gene encoding ATP synthase F1 subunit gamma, producing the protein MAALKDIKRKINAVQKTRQITRAMNMVAASKFKAAQMRMLNFRPYAASFMEMLGDLAGRVSVESNRLLAVREPKRIKAILMTSDRGLCGGFNNNLTKATERFVIEKQRLGLDVELIPVGRKGRDFFKKKFKINHARSDVFGKFDMNLAISIANDIIPPFIAEEYDELYLIYNEFINVSIQKPRVLKIFPIAPFAKKAETDIANEIDYIYEPAAKNILENLLPMYVHVLIYRALAETSAGENGARMAAMDNATRNCEEMVSGLTLKYNKARQAAITSELMDIVGGTEALAKA
- a CDS encoding DUF1446 domain-containing protein, which translates into the protein MKKSFYTGLFALILIFVAAIPVNAFEIGARALYWFPSLDGEVKADNAGVVGTRLDLKDDLGVDNESFPSVEVFGGIGKHTISLAYTPIDYSGSKTLTTPINFNGKTFGATVDTDLELKMLDFQYRYRFLDVENVLAGFSLSAIGQIKYIDGLASIRDTTTAAKAEYTINVPIPMIGAGAHAGILAGLLEARAQLTGAFYSGNYLLEGLADLSLTPFPFVAINAGYKILHIKVDHNDVFLDSTFSGPYVGLTVSF
- the atpA gene encoding F0F1 ATP synthase subunit alpha is translated as MESIKAEEISEIISKQIKDYEKKLDVSETGTVLSVGDGIARVYGVENAMSMELLEFPGGILGMVLNLETDNVGVAVLGEISHIKEGDIVKRTGKIAQIPVGEALLGRVIDATGAPVDGKGPIEATEYSRIEMIAPGVVQRQPVNEPMYTGLKAIDAMTPIGRGQRELIIGDRQIGKTAICIDAIIRQKDTGVKCIYVAIGQKKSTVAQLVETLKKNDAMSYTCVVAACASDPATLQYISAYAGCSIGEYFRDRGQDALIIYDDLSKQAVAYRQISLLLRRPPGREAFPGDIFYNHSRLLERAARVSKELGGGSLTALPIIETQAGDVSAYIPTNVISITDGQVYLEPSLFFSGIRPAINVGLSVSRVGGAAQVKAMKQVAGTLKLDLAQYRELAAFAQFGSDLDKSTQAQLERGVRLVEILKQPQTAPMSLSQEVAILFAGTRGFLDKHPLDKLKSYEQQLLAFLEGKYKEIMQEIDDKQVISPELEKKLKAALTEFASVFSAD
- the atpD gene encoding F0F1 ATP synthase subunit beta, with translation MNIGKVVQVIGPVVDVAFEEGQLPSIMNAIAITNPTINDSEDNLIVEVAQHLGDNVVRCIAMDITDGLVRGMAAKDKGEPITVPVGSECLGRILNVVGRPVDSLGPVNAKASMPIHREAPLLVEQDTSVHLLETGIKVIDLLVPFPRGGKMGLFGGAGVGKTVVMMEMIHNIAMHHGGISVFGGVGERTREGNDLYREMMESGVIKQAALVYGQMTEPPGARARVALTAVTEAEYFRDIEGQDVLLFIDNIFRFTQAGSEVSALLGRMPSAVGYQPTLATDLGELQERITSTDKGSITAVECVYVPADDLTDPAPATTFSHLDGSVVLSRPIAELGIYPAVDPLDSTSRILDPTVLGAEHYNVARQVQITLQKYKDLQDIIAILGMDELSEEDKLTVNRARKVQRFLSQPFFVAAQFTGTEGKFVSIADTVRGFKEILEGKYDELPEQAFYMVGSIEEVMEKAKRLTAA
- a CDS encoding ATP synthase F0 subunit B encodes the protein MGTGRAIEPGKNIHGKKLFAFTVISSLLLCTFLVSAACASGGGSEDTHAKLINFAWKALDFIVLAGIIYWLVGKKAKDFFAGRREKIGKGLADAASQLEEAQRKFREYEAKLDKATVEIDELTTMIREQGQAEKQRIIKEAHQIAEKIKEDARLRMEQEFKKARHQLRLEAVSYATEMAESLLRENIRVEDHEAMTRNYINNTVKAN